In the genome of Streptomyces sp. 846.5, the window CGATGTCGCGGTGCCGGACGAGGCGAGGCGCGGATCGCCGGTGATCGCGGAGGAATCGGTCGGCGTCGGGCCGCCGAAGTAGAGGTTGTGCTGATAGGTGATGTTGCTCGTCGCGTCGTACGGGACCCCCAGCGGGTTCACGAACACGTTGTCGCGGAAGCCGATCTGGGTGTTGTTCGTCTCTCGGTAGACCATGGAGTAGAGCGGAACGTCGGCCGTGGACTTGGCCGCGTAGACGGTGTTGTTGTAGATGTCGACGTTCTTGGCGTTGTAGCAGGACAGGTAGAAGACGTTCCCGCCGTCGTTCTGGCTGACGTTGTAGCGGACGGTCGCCTCGGCCGGACCGGAGTCGGCGGAACAGGTCTCGAAGAACCCGCCGCCGTTGTCGTGGCTGAAGTTGTACTGCACGAGACTGCGGTAGGTGGACTCGTCAGAGTCAAAAGCGGTGTCGTCCAGTCCCCTGCCGTTGTTGTGCGTCGCGGAGACGTCGTTGTACTGCACGGTGGTGTCGTCCGCACCGGACCACCAGATCGCCGCGTTACCGTGGGCCTGCGCGGTCCGGGCGACCGTGTTGTGCTCGATCAGGGTCCCGACGACCTGGTTGGGGTTGATTCCGCCGTTGCCGATGTCGTGGACGTCGTTCCCACGGATGACGAGGCCGGTGCTCGGGGTGAACGCGCCGTACGCGGTGGCCGGCAGTCCCAGTTCGCCCCACAAGGCCTTCCAGCCGTCGCGCTGCATCCAGGTCGACCAGGTGACGATGCCGTACGCTCGCACGTCGGCGACCTGGTTGTCCTGGATCACCATGCCCGTGTAATAGGTGGGCGTGGTATTGCCGTTGACGTGGACCAGGATGCCGCCGTGTCCGATGTTGACGACGTACCCGGAGGGGCCGTCTATGTGATGGACGTAAAGGTTCTCCAGGGTGATGCCGGGCAACGCGCCGTCGTCCTGCGCGGCGACCTCGACCCCGTTCCGCCAGGACCCGTCGCCGCTGCTGTTGGTGACTTCGAGCCCGTCGACGGTGATGTCGTGCTCATTGGAAAGCAGGACGGCCGACACAGCGGTGCCGTTCCCTGCGATCACCGGCTTCGCGCCGGTTCCGTAGGTCGCCACCGTGATCGGTGCGCCGGCGCGTCCGGAGCCGTGCAGCGCCAGTTGCCCGGTCCAGGTGCCGCCGTCCTTGAACAGGACCCGGTCCCCGGGCCTGAAGGTCTGGGCGTTGACTTTCGCCAGACTCTGCCACGGAGTCGCAGGCGAGATACCGTTGGTGGTGTCGCTTCCGGCCGGGTCGACGTAGTACGTCGTCGCCTGCACGGCATGCGCGATCGCAGGAGGAACGGACAGTCCTGCCGCGGAAAGCAGGACCGCGATGGCCGCGACGGACAACCGGCGGGCGAATCGGGTTGTGCGATGGCGTTTCATGGGCTTCCCTTCGCAAGGACGTGCGGGCTCACATGGACCAAGGCAGGCGGAGCGGGCCGGACTTCTCGATGGACGGGCGAACGGCTACCTGGTGACGCCGAGCGTCATCCCGTCCATGATCTTGCGGCCGAACCAGAAGAAGAGGACGACCATCGGGGCGACCAGGATCGTCACTCCGGCGAACAGGCCGCCCCAATCGGAGGAGTACTGCATCGTCGAGTTCAGCTGGTTGAGCGCGGCCGGCAGGGTGAACTTCGTCGGATCGCGCAGGATGACCGAGGCCAGCAGGAACTCGTTCCACAGCCCGATCGCGTTGAGGACGACGACTGTGCTGAGTCCGGGCCGCGCGACCGGCACCATGACCTTCCAGAAGGCGCGCGCAGGTCCGGCGCCGTCCAGGGCGGCCGCCTCCTCCAGCTCCGACGGCAGCGAGCGGAAGTACCCGGTCAGGACGAAGACCGTGAACGGCATCGACACCGCGACGTTGCAGATCACCAGCGAGATGCGGTCGTCCCACCAGCCGGTGACCCAGTCGTTCATGAACTGGCTCAACCCCTGGGCCAGGGTCTGGTACGGAATCAGCACCGCCTGCACCGGCAGCGCCAGCCCGGCCGCGAAGTAGGTGACCAGCGGCGCCGCCGACCTCCTTGTCGATCGCGCCAGCACGTAGGACGCCGGGGTCGCCAGGGCCATGAGGACGACGATCGAGGCCGAGGTGACCAGCAGGGTACTGATGAACGCCCCGGCGAAATCGGCGGCGTGCCAGGCCCGCGCGTAACCGCCGAGGTTCAAGCCGTCCGCGCCCAGTGGATCGGACCACAGCGCCCGGGACGAGCGGAAGGAGCTGAGCAGCGTCCAGGCGAGCAGTGCCAGGTTGACGCCGGCTACCAGCCACAGCAGGACTTTGATGCCGCGCGGGACCGCGCGGTCGCCGAGGTACCGACCGATGGCGTTCACGAGATCTCCAGACGGTCGCCGCGCCCGAGCCGGCGCACCAGGACCACGAGCACGATGGTCAGCAAGGTGAGCAAGGTGGCCATGGCCGAGCCGTAGCCGAGTTCCGGGATCCCGCCGGTCCCGTTCCCGGCGCTGATCCACTGTTGGACCGCGTAGGTACGGGACTGCAGCGGCGGGGTTCCGGCCGAGCCGACGAAGCCGATGACGATGTCGAAGGTGCGCAGGCTGTTGGAGGTCCAGAGCACCGCCGCGATCGCGATCATGTCCCGGGACAGCGGGAAGGTGATGTACCGGAACTGCTGCAGCCGCGTCAGCCCGGCCAGCTGGGCTTCCTCATACAGGTGCTTGGGGATCGCGTCGACCGCGGTCATCAGCAGCACGATGTAGAACCCCGAGGTCATCCACACGACGCCGACCAGGATGCACGCGAAGATGTGGTCCGGGTCCAGCCACGGCTGCTGGAGGGCGTGCAGCCCCAGGACCCTGAGCAGCTTGTTGACCACGCCGTCCGGGTTCAGCAGGAAACCGATCGAGGTGCCGACCGCGATCATCGAGATGATCGACGGCAGGTACAGCGCGGCCCGGACGAACGCCCGGCCGCGCATGTCGCGCAGCACGGCCATCGCCAGGAACGCCAGGCCGAACACACCCGCGCCGCCGACGAGCACGATCAGCAGCGTGTTGATGAAGGCCTGCCGGACCGCGTCGTCGTGGAGGATCCGGACGTAGTTGTGGAAGCCGATCCACGAACGGTCCGAGCCGGGTCCGGCCCACTTGCTGAACGAGATCACCACGCCGTAGACCGACGGGGCGAGGAACCCGAACGTGTAGACGAGGATGGCCGGCGTGGAGAACGCCCGGTAGATCCGGTCCCGGGGCGCGCGCTTCGCCCCGGCCCTCACCGGGTGGGCGGGACCGTCCCCGTGCGGGCCAGGGGCCGCTGCCCCCGGCCGGCTGGACGCCACGGCCTCAGCTGTTGGCGAGGACATCCGCGGTCTTCCTCCGCCCCTGCGTCACGAACTGCTCCGGGCTGATCTTCCCGCCGAGCAGCTGGTCGTCCAGCGGCAGGAAGACGTCGTTCCACCACTTGTTGTCCGCCGTCGCGCCGTCGTACGTCAGGTTCGTCTCGCTGGCGCCGGTGATCGCGTCCTGGGCCGCCTTCAGCGCCGGCGGGGCCGGGTCGTCGGAGCGCGCCGGGATGTTCAGCGCCTCGGTGCCGATCTTCGCGAGGTTCGCCTTGGTGACCATGTAGGTCAGGAACAGCTCGGCGGCCTCGACGTGCTTGGCCTTGGAGCTCACCGCCCAGCCGAGCGAGCCGACCTCGACGGAGTCGTGGCCGCCGTCGACGGACGGGAAGGGGAAACTGCTCGGCGCCGCGTCCGCCGGGGCCTGTGGGTGTGTCTCGGCCGGCAGCCAGGTGCCGTTGATGTTCAATGCCTCCTTGCCCTGGGCCCAGTCGTTCTGCGCCGCGGGGTACTTGGTCCCCATGTAGCCGTCCTGGAAGTACGGGATCAGCTGGGCCACGGCCTTGGCCGCCCTGAGGACGGCCGGGGCGTCCCAGTTCCTGGCGTCGGTGCTCAGGCCCGCGAGGCTGCCGGGGCCGCCGTAGCGCATCATCAGCTCGTAGAACCAGTAGGCGTTGTAGTAGTCGACCAGTCCGTCCTGGGCGATCGGGGTCTTGCCCGCCGCCTTCTCCCGGGCCAGCAGGGCGATGAAGTCCGTCCAGGTCTTCGGCGGGTTCGCGGCGATATCCGGGAAACGGGCCGCGTCGTACCAGATCGCGGTGGAGATGAGGGTGTTCGGGACGAAGTCGAGATGGCCGGAGGAGTCGGTGGCCGACTTCACGACATTGGGCGAGAGCACGTCGGCGACGGTCTTGCCGGCCTCGCCGGGGACCGGCATCTTCAGGACTCCGTCCAGC includes:
- a CDS encoding carbohydrate ABC transporter permease, giving the protein MNAIGRYLGDRAVPRGIKVLLWLVAGVNLALLAWTLLSSFRSSRALWSDPLGADGLNLGGYARAWHAADFAGAFISTLLVTSASIVVLMALATPASYVLARSTRRSAAPLVTYFAAGLALPVQAVLIPYQTLAQGLSQFMNDWVTGWWDDRISLVICNVAVSMPFTVFVLTGYFRSLPSELEEAAALDGAGPARAFWKVMVPVARPGLSTVVVLNAIGLWNEFLLASVILRDPTKFTLPAALNQLNSTMQYSSDWGGLFAGVTILVAPMVVLFFWFGRKIMDGMTLGVTR
- a CDS encoding sugar ABC transporter permease, whose protein sequence is MSSPTAEAVASSRPGAAAPGPHGDGPAHPVRAGAKRAPRDRIYRAFSTPAILVYTFGFLAPSVYGVVISFSKWAGPGSDRSWIGFHNYVRILHDDAVRQAFINTLLIVLVGGAGVFGLAFLAMAVLRDMRGRAFVRAALYLPSIISMIAVGTSIGFLLNPDGVVNKLLRVLGLHALQQPWLDPDHIFACILVGVVWMTSGFYIVLLMTAVDAIPKHLYEEAQLAGLTRLQQFRYITFPLSRDMIAIAAVLWTSNSLRTFDIVIGFVGSAGTPPLQSRTYAVQQWISAGNGTGGIPELGYGSAMATLLTLLTIVLVVLVRRLGRGDRLEIS
- a CDS encoding extracellular solute-binding protein; its protein translation is MNRRNKVRISTKAGLAASLVALMLISACGNKVGKKDDASSSSTDGTDIVAAAKAEGSVEYWSTWAQTEPQAKIFKAAADDFTARTGIKVDIKYIGRDGEKSLPQDVAGADGPDVFNTSTDHIAEFEAQKMTRPLDGVLKMPVPGEAGKTVADVLSPNVVKSATDSSGHLDFVPNTLISTAIWYDAARFPDIAANPPKTWTDFIALLAREKAAGKTPIAQDGLVDYYNAYWFYELMMRYGGPGSLAGLSTDARNWDAPAVLRAAKAVAQLIPYFQDGYMGTKYPAAQNDWAQGKEALNINGTWLPAETHPQAPADAAPSSFPFPSVDGGHDSVEVGSLGWAVSSKAKHVEAAELFLTYMVTKANLAKIGTEALNIPARSDDPAPPALKAAQDAITGASETNLTYDGATADNKWWNDVFLPLDDQLLGGKISPEQFVTQGRRKTADVLANS